The following are encoded together in the Sparus aurata chromosome 1, fSpaAur1.1, whole genome shotgun sequence genome:
- the cbx8b gene encoding chromobox protein homolog 8b, protein MELSAVGERVFAAESIIKRRIRKGRIEYLVKWKGWSPKYSTWEPEENILDSRLFAAFEQRERERELYGPKKRGPKPKTFLLKAQAKVKAKSYEFRSEAVRGMHITYPTPEPIVTPRAREGLRAVVPTIFPPSTVNRGESVRVRPPELCTRELQQTSLQQTGPGGLIHVPKKRGPKPKPRFKDSGGGPVVSEPHKRRVEEQVSHIPHKLAKLQGGEEMRLVKVSHRHPEYHGHKHHHHHHHHHTHNRGLSGGSSYKQFYSERSLHPHRTDTDTHRTKDSSSYLAPPHFKHQSKMSQSQSRPAELPQMEKPYFLDRPSPTRLDVDLDEVTWRPSLGNVEKVLVTDVTTNFLTVTIKESSTSKGFFKGKR, encoded by the exons ATGGAGCTGTCTGCCGTCGGGGAGAGGGTGTTCGCTGCCGAGTCTATCATCAAACGGAGGATAAGGAAG GGTCGGATTGAATACCTTGTGAAATGGAAGGGCTGGTCTCCCAA ATACAGCACTTGGGAGCCGGAGGAAAATATCTTGGACTCGCGCCTGTTTGCCGCTTTTGAGCAGAG GGAGCGTGAGCGGGAGCTCTATGGGCCCAAAAAGAGGGGACCGAAACCCAAGACATTTCTGCTTAAG GCTCAGGCTAAAGTCAAAGCCAAGTCCTATGAATTCAGGAGCGAGGCGGTCCGAGGGATGCACATCACCTACCCAACGCCAGAGCCCATTGTCACCCCCAGGGCCAGAGAGGGCCTGAGAGCCGTTGTTCCCACCATCTTCCCACCAAGTACTGTCAATCGCGGAGAAAGTGTCCGTGTCCGGCCGCCAGAACTGTGCACGCGTGAGCTTCAGCAGACTTCCCTTCAGCAAACCGGTCCAGGAGGACTCATCCATGTACCCAAAAAAAGAGGCCCGAAGCCGAAGCCCCGCTTCAAGGACAGCGGCGGTGGCCCTGTGGTCTCCGAGCCCCACAAGAGGAGAGTAGAGGAGCAGGTGAGCCACATCCCTCACAAACTGGCTAAGCTCCAGGGGGGTGAGGAGATGAGGCTTGTCAAAGTATCACACAGACATCCAGAGTACCACGGTCAtaaacaccaccaccatcaccaccatcaccacacacacaaccgGGGACTCTCCGGTGGAAGCTCCTACAAGCAGTTCTACTCAGAGCGCAGCCTGCACCCACACAGAACAGACACGGACACTCACAGGACTAAGGACAGCTCCAGCTACCTGGCACCTCCACACTTCAAGCACCAGTCCAAAATGAGCCAGAGCCAGAGCCGCCCCGCAGAGCTGCCACAGATGGAAAAGCCTTACTTCTTGGACAGGCCGTCCCCTACCAGGCTCGATGTCGACTTGGACGAAGTGACGTGGAGGCCCTCCCTCGGCAACGTGGAGAAGGTCCT